The proteins below are encoded in one region of Candidatus Alcyoniella australis:
- a CDS encoding dipeptidase, whose protein sequence is MLTALLALPVLLAGLAVLFWTTDGPQARSAESHLATTPVPKLIVDLHCDTLNKLRLNGGELAANPRLQVDLERLAAAGLNGQVFMSWSSTQSIRGGFSWKVILAQLDIFDAQSAASNGRLRLVRNAVELDNTLREGRIAAFLGLEGAYCLEDDLGRLEQLAQRGVRIVGPVWNHHNDFCDSATQSPPRWNGLSPLGNELVARCNELGLLIDAAHAAPQTIADILEQSSDPIIDTHSACRALCDHPRNLSDEQIRTICGRGGVVGVLFHSPHLVKGRRATLEDVLDHIEHVVQVGGVQCAAIGSDFDGNIVAAKGLEDVSRRPELLRGLQNRGYSDEQLALIAGGNFARVFRQVCDK, encoded by the coding sequence GTGTTGACCGCGCTGCTGGCCTTGCCGGTATTGCTCGCCGGGCTGGCCGTTCTGTTCTGGACGACCGATGGCCCGCAGGCGCGTAGCGCCGAGTCGCACCTGGCAACCACGCCCGTGCCCAAGCTAATCGTCGACCTGCACTGCGACACGCTTAATAAGCTGCGTCTAAACGGCGGCGAACTGGCCGCCAATCCCCGGCTGCAGGTCGACCTCGAACGCCTGGCGGCCGCCGGACTCAACGGCCAGGTGTTCATGAGCTGGTCGAGCACCCAGTCGATCCGCGGCGGCTTTTCGTGGAAGGTGATCCTGGCCCAACTCGATATCTTCGACGCCCAGAGCGCGGCAAGCAACGGCAGACTGCGGCTGGTGCGTAACGCGGTAGAGCTCGACAACACCCTACGTGAGGGCCGGATCGCGGCGTTCCTCGGTCTCGAGGGCGCTTACTGCCTTGAGGACGACCTGGGGCGGCTGGAACAACTCGCGCAACGCGGGGTGCGAATTGTCGGCCCGGTGTGGAACCACCACAACGATTTTTGCGATTCTGCGACCCAAAGCCCGCCGCGTTGGAATGGGCTCTCGCCCCTTGGCAACGAGCTGGTGGCGCGCTGCAACGAGCTGGGACTGCTGATCGACGCGGCCCACGCCGCGCCGCAGACCATCGCGGACATCCTCGAACAAAGCAGCGACCCGATCATCGACACCCACAGCGCCTGCCGCGCGCTGTGCGACCATCCGCGCAACTTAAGCGACGAGCAGATCCGCACGATCTGCGGCCGCGGCGGCGTGGTCGGCGTGCTGTTTCATTCGCCCCATCTTGTAAAAGGACGGCGCGCCACGCTCGAGGACGTGCTGGACCACATCGAACACGTGGTGCAGGTCGGCGGCGTGCAGTGTGCGGCCATCGGCTCGGACTTCGACGGCAACATCGTCGCGGCGAAGGGACTGGAGGACGTCTCGCGCCGGCCCGAGCTGTTGCGCGGCCTGCAAAATCGCGGCTACAGCGACGAGCAGCTGGCCTTGATCGCCGGGGGCAACTTCGCCCGCGTGTTCCGTCAGGTCTGCGACAAATAG